The window TCGACGAACGCGACACGTTCGCCATTCGCCGAGATCGCTGGCCATCGCTCGGCGATGTGCTCGTTCGTCAGGCGATGCTCGTTCCCATTCGTCTCGCGAACCCAGATGCGTGCTGCGCTGCCGCGGCCGCGGACGAAGAGAATCCGGCCGTCGGCGGCGATCGCCGGTTCCCCTTCGTCGTCGGCAGTGCCGAGCACGCGCGTCGGCGCCGCCGCGGCGCCCGTGTCGCCGAGCGCGACGCGCCAAATGTCGAAGTTGCCGCCACGGTTCGAGGAGAAGACCAGCAACTTACCGTCGGCGGTCCACGCGGGCTCGCGATCCCAGCCTTGGCCGGCGGTGATGCGCGTCCATTTCGCGTCCCTTGACACGATCCACAAGTCGCCGCGCACGCTGAGAGCGAGCCGGCCATCCGGTGCATAGGCAGGGTCGCGAGCGCCGGCGACAGTTGGCGATTGTGCGCGCGCGGCAACGATGGGGAGAATGAGGAGCCAGGTGATCAGGCGCATCACACAACGTTAACGGCGCAACAGCCATTCGCTAATCGGCTCGCAACGCAACGTTCGGATCGACACGCGTCGCCCGACTGGCTGGAACGAGACTCGCCAATACCGCCACTCCGAGCAGCGTCAGTGTCGCCAGGACATAGATCAGCGGATCCTTTGGCGAAACGCGATACAGGAGGGGCGCGATAAAGCGCCCGGCGACGAGCGCGATTGTCCCGCCGATGACGATGCCGGCGATAGCGACGCGGAGTCCGCTACCGACGACGAGCCGCAGGACATCGCGGGCCTGCGCGCCAAGCGCGATTCGGACGCCGAGCTCGTGACTTCGCTGCGTCACATTGTACGCGATGACGGAATACAATCCAACGGCAGCGAGCAGCAGAGCGAGTCCACCGAATAGAGCGAACATCGTTGCGCCGAGGCGCCACGGGCGCACGTTGGGCTCGAGGATTTTGGTCAGCGGCGTCACCGTTACGTACGAGACTCCCGGCATCACCCGCTGGAGCTCGCGCCTAACGGTGCCGACCATGTCCGCGGCCTCGCCACGCGTCCGAACGAAGAGCCCATTTCCACCGTTGCCGGTCTGACTCACCGGTGCGTAGTACTGCAGCCCGGCGGGCTCCGTGAGGTTCCGATCGACGATGTCGGCAGCGACGCCGACGACGGTCGAGCAGGGCATCGTGTCGGCGCCGATGCGAATGCACTGGCCTAACGGTTCGGCTTTCAGGAAGGCCCTTCGCGCCATCGACTGGCTGACGACGATTACGCGCGGCGCGTTCTCCACGTCCGCGGCGGTGAACCCACGTCCGCGAATAATGCGCGTTCCCATCGTCGCGAAGTAGCTCGGCGAGACCGTGTTAAACAGAAAATCGCCGCGGATCGAGTCTTTCGCCTGGGTGAAGAGATCGTTGCTCCAACTCATCCAGAAGGGCACGGAAACTGTCAACGTGGCGTCCGCCACGCCCGGAAGGGCGTGCGCACGCTCGACGAGATCGCGGCGGAGAGCGAGCCCCGCGACGGAATCGAGATGCATCCCGCGCATCTCGATCGAGACGAAGAGTATGCGCGGCGTGTCGTAGCCGAAGTCGAGCTCGTGCACGTTGCGCAAGCTGCGCACGAAGAGTCCCGTACCGACGAGGAGTACCACGGAGAGCGCTCCTTGCACGACGAGGAGCACGGTCCGTGTCCGCGAACGATGGTACGTGCCTTCGCGCGCGCCGGCCTTGAGAGCCGCCGAGACGTCGGTGCGGCGGGCGAGGAGAGCGGGCGCGAGCCCGGTCAGCACGCCGACGCCGACCGCCGCAAGGCTCGTGAAGATGAGCATTCGTGAATCAGCGAAGAGCGGCGGCCACTCGACGTCGGGGAGCATCGCCGAGCGCAGAATCGTCCCGCCCCACTGCGCGACGGCAAGGCCGGCGGCGGCACCGAGGACGGCGAGCACCAGACTCTCGGTCAGGAGCTGAACGAGCAGGCGTCCCCGGCTCACGCCGAGTGCGACGCGGACCGCGATCTCACGTCGCCGCCGGAATGCTCGTGCAAGGAGAAGGTTGGCGACGTTCGCGCACGCGATGATCAACACGATCACCGAGACGCCGACGAGCCAGGTCGCGACTTTCGAATTCGCACCCTGATTCGGTCCTCGCTCCTTGAGCACGGAGGCGACCACCGCCCGCGGTCGCGCAATGTCGATCGGCGTGTGCCGCTCCTGCGCGAGGTAGCTCCGCTTATATGCGTTGGTCAGATCGGCGTTGGCGGCGACCTCAGTCACCAACGGCTTCCGCCTGACGAGCATCTCCATCCAGGTCATGTTGTGCGACGTGTACCACTTCGACGCGTCGACCATACCGGCGACGAAGATGTCGCTCACTCCGGTACTGATTGGAATGAATGCGACGGCGCCGACCGGATCCATGCCCACGAATCCGCGCGGCGCGACGCCCACGATCGTGTAGGTACGTCGGCCTAACGAGATCGACTTGCCGAGGACGTCGCGGCTGCCGCCGAAGCGGGTCTGCCAGTAGGTATAGCCGAGCACGGCGACCGTCGCTCCCTCGGGCGTGTGGTCCTCCGACGGGCCGAAGTAGCGGCCGAGCGCTGGCGGGGCGTCGAAGAAGCGCCAGAAGGCCGCGCTCACCATGCTCACGCGCCGCTCGGCAGTCTCCTGCCCGGTGTCGACGGCGAGGTCACAGTAGAAGAACGCGGCGGTCTGCGAGAATGACGTCGTGTAGTTCGTGAGCTCCACGTAGCGCTTGTAGCTCATGTTCGGCGTGAGCTGCTCCACGCCATCGAAGCTGCGGCCGAGATAGACGACGTTCGTTTCCGTGGCCGCGGCGAGGAAGGGCGGTGGACGCAACAGCAGTCGGTCGATGATGCCGAACATCGTCGCGTTGGCGCCGACGCCGAGCGCGAGCGCAAGGACGACGACGGCGGTGAATGACTTAGTCGCCCGCAGCCCGCGGACGGCGTAGCGGAGGTCTTGCAGGATCGCGCTCCACCATTCGGCGCGCCTCGCGTGCTGAGCCCGAGAGCGATCGATCGCCTCGAGGCGGGTCCGTGTGCGTTCGACGTCGCCAAAGCGGCGTTCTGCTTCGCGGTGCGCGTCGGACTCGCACATGCCACTGTCCATGTAGTGCCTCACGGTCATGTCGAAGTGGAAACGCAGCTCGTCGTCGACGGCGCGCGCGACGCGGCGCGGGCCGAGGTCGATCCGGAACAGGCGACGAATGCCGCGGGGTAGCACGAGTGGCTAGTGGCTAGTGGCGGGTGCGTGCGCGACCTGGAGCACCTTGAAGACCGCGCGCGCATAACGAGCAAAAACGTCGGTCTGGCTGCGCAATTGCTTCCGGCCGACGGCCGTGAGCTCGTAGTACTTGGCCTTGCGGTTGTTCTCGGATACACCCCAGTCGCTCGCGAGGAGACCGCGTTTTTCCATACGGTGGAGCGCGGTGTAGAGCGCACCTTCCTCGATCTGGAGATCGTCGTCGGTGGTGTCGCTGATCCAGCGAGCAACCGCATACCCGTGCATCGGCCCCCAGGTGAGGGTTTTCAGGATGAGCAAGTCGAGGGTGCCCTGGAGGAGGTCGAGGTCGGCCACGTTAACCCCTGAAGTGTTGAGGGGAACGATGCGGACACGCACCTGCGGAGTCAAGTGCGGGGCGCGGCGAGAAGGGCGCGGCGAGAAGGGCGCGTCGAAGAGGGCGCGTCGAGAAGGGCGCGTCGAGAAGGGCGCGTCGAGAGGGGCGACAAACGACCGAGCTGTGAGCCTGCAGGGCCGAGATCTCAGCTGCCTGCTCGCAGCGCTTGGCTGGCGACTCGGTTGGTCAACGCTCTCATCGACGCGCTCTCATCGACGCGCTCTCATCGACGCGCTCTCATCGACGCGCTCTCTTCGGCGCGCCGTCTTCGACGCGCCGTCTTCGACGCGCCCATTCGACGCGCCTTTTTCGCGCCTTACGTGCCCGCCTCCGCCTCTTCCGACTTCAGCCGCCCGCGCGCGCTTATAGCCGCCGTGACGTCGTAGACCGCGTGCACTCCCATCGCCACATATAACGTCCCCGTCGCCGCGACCACGGCTTGCATAACGAGGCCGATCGCGAAGACCCAGCCCATGCTCTTCGCGCCCTGCGGATAGTGCGCCACGGCAAACGCGGCCGCGCTGAGAAGAACAGCGACGATGAAACTCGCTGTCGCGGACGCGAGCAGGACGACGAGCACACCGCGGTACGCGGTCTCCTCGGCGATCCCGGCGGCAAGGGAGACGACGAGCCAGAGCGCCCACTGTCGGGTCGTCTGCGGCAGCAGATGACGCATCCAGAGTGATCGCCGCTCGTCAGGCGTCCGAAGGTGCCACGACAAGGCCCCAACGCTGAGCAGCAACGTCAGAGCGCCGGCTGCGATAGCAATCGTCCCCAGCCTCAGTCCCGTCCACGACCAAAGCGCCATCCCTTCCGTCCGCGCGACGAAGAAGGCGAAAATGAAGAGCAGGAGCTGCACGAGAAGCGCTCGCGTCAGCAGATCCGAACGGCGAGGAGCCGCGCGTCCCCGGCCTCCCGCGATGATCGATCTGCTGCGCACCGCGGCGATCGGCATGAACACAAGCACCACGAGCACGAAAACGGCCGACTGCACGTCGAGCCGAAATGGCGTCAATGGCGGAAATCGAGAGCCGATGAACATGGGCGATCTTGAGCGTTCCGGCCGTATGCGTCAGCTTGCCTATGTGCCACCGTACGACGCGCGGCTGAACTGGTCAAGCATCATTCATCTGGAATCGTGCCCGAGCTACCCGATATCACCGTTTACGTCGAGGCGCTGAATCGTCGCGTCTCGGGCGCGACGCTCGAGGACGTGCGGCTCAGGAGCCCATTCCTTCTTCGCAGCGTGGATCCCCCGATTTCGGCGGTAAAGGGAAAGATCGTCAGCGATGTCAGACGGCTCGGAAAGAGAAT of the Gemmatimonadaceae bacterium genome contains:
- a CDS encoding PadR family transcriptional regulator, which produces MADLDLLQGTLDLLILKTLTWGPMHGYAVARWISDTTDDDLQIEEGALYTALHRMEKRGLLASDWGVSENNRKAKYYELTAVGRKQLRSQTDVFARYARAVFKVLQVAHAPATSH
- a CDS encoding CPBP family intramembrane glutamic endopeptidase; this encodes MFIGSRFPPLTPFRLDVQSAVFVLVVLVFMPIAAVRSRSIIAGGRGRAAPRRSDLLTRALLVQLLLFIFAFFVARTEGMALWSWTGLRLGTIAIAAGALTLLLSVGALSWHLRTPDERRSLWMRHLLPQTTRQWALWLVVSLAAGIAEETAYRGVLVVLLASATASFIVAVLLSAAAFAVAHYPQGAKSMGWVFAIGLVMQAVVAATGTLYVAMGVHAVYDVTAAISARGRLKSEEAEAGT
- a CDS encoding ADOP family duplicated permease; this encodes MLPRGIRRLFRIDLGPRRVARAVDDELRFHFDMTVRHYMDSGMCESDAHREAERRFGDVERTRTRLEAIDRSRAQHARRAEWWSAILQDLRYAVRGLRATKSFTAVVVLALALGVGANATMFGIIDRLLLRPPPFLAAATETNVVYLGRSFDGVEQLTPNMSYKRYVELTNYTTSFSQTAAFFYCDLAVDTGQETAERRVSMVSAAFWRFFDAPPALGRYFGPSEDHTPEGATVAVLGYTYWQTRFGGSRDVLGKSISLGRRTYTIVGVAPRGFVGMDPVGAVAFIPISTGVSDIFVAGMVDASKWYTSHNMTWMEMLVRRKPLVTEVAANADLTNAYKRSYLAQERHTPIDIARPRAVVASVLKERGPNQGANSKVATWLVGVSVIVLIIACANVANLLLARAFRRRREIAVRVALGVSRGRLLVQLLTESLVLAVLGAAAGLAVAQWGGTILRSAMLPDVEWPPLFADSRMLIFTSLAAVGVGVLTGLAPALLARRTDVSAALKAGAREGTYHRSRTRTVLLVVQGALSVVLLVGTGLFVRSLRNVHELDFGYDTPRILFVSIEMRGMHLDSVAGLALRRDLVERAHALPGVADATLTVSVPFWMSWSNDLFTQAKDSIRGDFLFNTVSPSYFATMGTRIIRGRGFTAADVENAPRVIVVSQSMARRAFLKAEPLGQCIRIGADTMPCSTVVGVAADIVDRNLTEPAGLQYYAPVSQTGNGGNGLFVRTRGEAADMVGTVRRELQRVMPGVSYVTVTPLTKILEPNVRPWRLGATMFALFGGLALLLAAVGLYSVIAYNVTQRSHELGVRIALGAQARDVLRLVVGSGLRVAIAGIVIGGTIALVAGRFIAPLLYRVSPKDPLIYVLATLTLLGVAVLASLVPASRATRVDPNVALRAD